The Neodiprion fabricii isolate iyNeoFabr1 chromosome 4, iyNeoFabr1.1, whole genome shotgun sequence genome window below encodes:
- the LOC124179416 gene encoding uncharacterized protein LOC124179416: protein MTLERCMKEYSKSFEHCVDSQQLKTIEIIGKFSTSTLEFVCENDAKMFKDLSINEGVECYNSINDPDKCWPALTTGINTLETYNFTLVWNDATCSELKSAYNCIIEKIPNCKGHQITVTFVRGVFDVYLENLCRRNSSNSQTLPVISISALFSTTITLAIWSWNV from the exons ATGACTCTCGAAAGATGTATGAAAGAATATTCCAAGTCCTTCGAGCATTGCGTGGATTCGCAACAACTCAAAACTATCGAGATAATcggtaaattttcaacatccaCGCTCGAATTCGTCTGCGAGAATGACGCCAAGATGTTTAAGG ATTTGAGTATCAATGAAGGCGTGGAATGTTATAATTCGATTAACGATCCCGACAAATGTTGGCCTGCACTGACTACCGGAATCAATACTTTAGAAACTTACAATTTCACTCTGGTTTGGAATGACGCAACATGCTC GGAACTGAAATCCGCCTACAATTGCATCATCGAAAAGATTCCAAACTGTAAGGGCCATCAGATAACTGTAACTTTCGTGAGAGGTGTATTCGATGTGTATCTGGAAAACTTATGCCGCAGGAATTCAAGTAATTCACAGACATTACCAGTTATTAGCATCAGCGCTCTCTTCTCGACTACAATCACCCTGGCGATCTGGTCATGGAACGTTTAA
- the LOC124180740 gene encoding uncharacterized protein LOC124180740, which yields MGKKRNDDHSPSREKKKKVFTERLRGMFPGSDPRKCNFAFQRKIEQFKDDVRQVLAICPSTFQVIDRVRHIVGIALEPVTGKAANADEGRIVAAGLLKIDTTSVDHDVREVLRVTLVAQSVVARVILVAQSGVTRVKLARAHNNFRSSRRKNERNFRYGLRKNDEVEIDTEQLPAGALGAESTAPVDREQHASVTTTDNENQPDHEVDLGEDVLNVIGPRLEPDQKKAPALHKDIVIRWKEIFEKGISNEENKNLVKKYNFPENCGFIAAPVLNSEVIAAIQENVKTRDKCITEKQERIAACMAANGKTISITLKSDSPDKLERLEIESDIGRLLAFLQREESEIRKSLILANLNSSVREILTGSTVDGFLFGENLEEKIKTAKTIERASKDLYV from the exons ATGGGAAAGAAGAGGAATGACGATCATTCACCGtcaagggaaaagaaaaagaaagtctTCACTGAGAGACTAAGAGGAATG TTTCCTGGGTCTGACCCTCGGAAATGTAATTTTGCCTTTCAACGAAAAATCGAACAATTCAAAGACGATGTGAGACAAGTATTGGCAATTTGCCCGTCTACCTTTCAGGTTATAGATCGAGTTCGCCACATCGTCGGGATCGCTCTCGAACCCGTCACAGGAAAAGCGGCGAACGCAGACGAAGGTCGGATCGTCGCGGCCGGTCTCCTGAAAATCGATACGACATCAGTCGATCACGACGTTCGAGAAGTTCTTCGCGTCACACTCGTCGCTCAGAGCGTAGTCGCTCGGGTCATTCTCGTCGCTCAGAGCGGAGTCACTCGCGTGAAATTGGCCAGGGCTCACAACAACTTCCGCAGTAGTCGGAGGAAGAACGAGAGGAATTTCCGATACGGACTCAGAAAAAATGACGAGGTGGAAATCGATACCGAGCAGTTGCCAGCGGGCGCACTAGGGGCCGAATCAACAGCCCCGGTCGACAGGGAACAACACGCGAGCGTGACTACAACGGACAATGAAAACCAGCCTGATCATGAAGTTGACCTTGGAGAGGACGTATTAAACGTTATTGGACCGCGTTTGGAACCGGACCAGAAGAAGGCCCCTGCATTGCACAAGGATATTGTCATTCGTTGGAAAGAGATCTTTGAAAAAGGAATTTCTAACGAGGAAAACAAGAACctagtgaaaaaatataattttcccGAAAATTGCGGATTCATAGCTGCCCCAGTGCTAAATTCGGAGGTTATTGCTGCAATACAGGAGAATGTCAAAACAAGAGACAAGTGTATTACGGAAAAACAAGAGCGCATCGCTGCCTGCATGGCAGCCAACGGAAAAACTATCTCGATTACTTTAAAATCGGACAGTCCAGATAAACTCGAACGGCTCGAAATTGAGAGCGACATAGGAAGACTCCTGGCTTTTCTCCAGAGGGAGGAATCAGAAATTCGCAAGAGTTTAATCCTCGCGAATCTCAATTCATCCGTCAGAGAAATCTTGACGGGCTCGACAGTCGACGGTTTCCTGTTCGGGGAAAatctggaagaaaaaataaagactgCAAAGACGATTGAGCGTGCATCAAAGGACCTTTATGTCTAG
- the LOC124180739 gene encoding 27 kDa hemolymph glycoprotein-like, translating into MRINVLTTFLFTGILCLTFGQRNDSAASIVYRNALQVVRDVIMMVTNESMIKDLGLIKNFTKEACSTNGQTWKEEEATSSLENATKCINDVLKSNMKTARETYKGSSLLDTSIEHYVRSYCPSRITLERCMKEYSKSFEHCVDSQQLKTIEIIGKFSTSTLEFVCENDAKMFKDLCINAGVECYNSINDPEKCWPALTTGINTLETYNFTLVWNDATCSELKSAYNCIIEKIPNCRSHQITVTFVRGLFDVYLENLRCRNSSNSSTKPIRTDASGRPIEKEEEEKEKEEKLKMEEKKSNNSQTLPVISISALFSTAMNLTMTIKK; encoded by the exons ATGAGGATCAACGTCCTgacaacttttcttttcactg GGATTTTGTGCCTGACCTTCGGACAAAGAAATGATTCAGCGGCGAGTATCGTATATAGAAATGCACTACAGGTCGTGAGAGATGTGATTATGATGGTGACTAATGAAAGCATGATCAAAGACCTGGGACTAATCAAAAACTTTACGAAGGAAGCGTGCTCAACGAATGGTCAAACCtggaaggaagaagaagcaaCGAGCAGCCTAGAAAACGCCACAAAATGTATCAACGATGTATTGAAGTCGAATATGAAAACCGCCCGCGAAACGTACAAAGGCAGTTCCCTACTGGATACTAGTATTGAGCACTACGTAAGAAGTTATTGTCCAAGCAGAATAACTCTCGAAAGATGTATGAAAGAATATTCCAAGTCCTTCGAGCATTGCGTGGATTCGCAACAACTCAAAACTATCGAGATAATcggtaaattttcaacatccaCGCTCGAATTCGTCTGCGAGAATGACGCCAAGATGTTTAAGG ATTTGTGTATCAATGCAGGCGTGGAATGTTATAATTCGATTAACGATCCCGAGAAATGTTGGCCTGCACTGACTACCGGAATCAATACTTTAGAAACTTACAATTTCACTCTGGTTTGGAATGACGCAACATGCTC GGAACTGAAATCCGCCTACAATTGCATCATCGAAAAGATACCAAACTGTAGGAGCCATCAGATAACTGTAACTTTCGTCAGAGGTCTATTCGACGTGTATCTGGAAAACTTACGCTGCAGGAATTCAAGTAATTCATCGACTAAGCCAATTCGGACAGACGCATCCGGAAGACCAAttgaaaaggaagaagaagaaaaagagaaagaggagaagcttaaaatggaagaaaaaaaatcaaataattcacAGACATTACCAGTTATTAGCATCAGCGCTCTCTTCTCGACTGCAATGAACCTGAcgatgacgataaaaaaatag